One Mycobacterium paraseoulense genomic window, GCCTCGTGAATCTGAAACGTGCGCGCCACCTGATCCTCGATGAGGCGGCCGAACATGGACAGCGCCGGTGCCGCCTTCGATGAGAGGAAAGTCGCGGGAGACCAGGACCACGCGACGGGCAACAGCATTAGCGTCGGTGGCCCGGTCGGCCGCCACGGCCATGGTGAGCGCGTCCTCGTCGAATCCCTTAACGCGCCGGTCGCCCTTGCACCATGTCGGGGCATAAGTGCCGATCGAGATGACGTTGCTCATGGTTCCTTGCTCCTGGGCGACGGGACCGTCGCGATCGTAGATCAAATAAGATATATAGTTATAGCATTTAAGAGCCGGTGCGTCCGTACCAGCGGGCGAGAGGAGCCCAAGACCGTGCACAGTTCAGGTTCTCGCACTCTGAAGGACCGCGTGCTGGTGGTGACCGGTGCCACCCGTCGCATCGGGCGCGAGATTGCGGTGCGTGCCGCAGCCGATGGCGCCGCGATCGGCGTCACCGCTGAACATCCGTTGCCCGTAACACCGCGCGCGCAGAGCATGAGCGTCGGCTCGGCCGGATGGCCCTTACTGCTGCCAATCCGTGGGACCTAGTGATCGGCAATTTATGACCGCGCAGTCAACTAAAAGGAGAACTAGTGACAGTCGAGAAATTCAACGGTGCGTCCGCGATCGTCAGCGGCGGCGCGGGCGGCCTCGGTGAGGCCGCGGTGCGGCGATTGCACGCCGAAGGCCTCGGTGTAGTGATCGCCGACCTGGCCGTCGACAAGGGCAAGGCGCTCGCCGACGAGTTGGGCAGCCGCGCGAGCTTCGTTACTACCGATGTGACGAGCGAAGACTCGATCGGGGAAGCCATCGAACAGGCCCACCAACTGGGCCAGCTGCGGTATGCCGTCGTGGCCCACGGAGGATTCGGCGTCGCCCAACGCATCGTGCAACGCGACAACAGCCCGGCTGATTTCGCCGCCTTCGCCAAGACCATCGATCTCTATCTCAACGGGACTTACAACGTCGCTCGGCTGGTCGCCGCTTCAATCGCGGCCGCGGAACCCCAGGCCGACGGCGAACGAGGCGCATTGGTGCTCACGGCATCCATCGCCGGTTATGAGGGTCAGATCGGTCAAAGCGCTTACGCTGCGGCGAAAGCCGGTGTGATCGGATTGACGATCGCCGCCGCGCGAGACCTCAGCTCCGTCGGCATTCGGGTGAACACAATCGCCCCCGGGACGATGAAGACGCCGATCATGGAGTCGGTCGGAGAAGAGGCGATCGCGAAGTTTGCCGCTAATGTGCCGTTCCCCAAACGGCTCGGGACTCCTGCTGAGTTCGCCGACGCGGCGGTCTTCCTGCTCACCAACGGGTATGTCAACGGTGAAGTCATGCGTCTTGACGGCGCACAGCGATTCGCTCCTCGCTGAGTGCTCGCACATCCGGTCCGCCGGACTGCGTCGTGCCTGAAATTATCAAAACAGTTCTATTATTTCGGCCGCTGCACGTAGCATCCGTGGTGCGGCTCACACCGTGCCAGACGGCGCGGCACGTTCAAGTCGATCGAAGGCAACGACGAAAGCTTTATGGCCTGGCTCGACAGGCGCGTCGTCTCTTCATCGCCGTCGCGGCCGCAGACAGGGACGGTCGCATGCCGTCGAATGCGCGCCGCCGCGCCGACCAATGATGTCACGCCGATGGTGACCGAGAACCCCGCGCGGTTCATTTCCGCGGCGAGCACGAGCAAACCCAGCGAACCACGTCACTCATCGGTCATGTGGTCGTGCGAACTGGAGACCTCTCCAGACGCCGGTGTGCGTGAACGTCGATGCCGAGTCGTGGCGCATCGGAGGGATCCGTCCGGCGACGTCGGTGGTCCGCGTTGGGCCACGTGACAGTCGACATGGAGGGTTTTCGCCTTCGCCCTCGGCGTTCTTGTTCGTGCCGAACATGTGTTCGGCCGCCGCTTGGAAGCCATTGCCTGACTTCAGGTCCGGATAGCGGATTCGCACGAGTGGTTCAGGTCTTCGTCGTTTCCCCGCAAGGGTTCTCTTTTCTAATGGCGGGCATATACCTATGCCAACGACGCTACTTTTAATGATAGGACATTATTGAATGCTGAGATAACTGACAAAAGATGGTTCGGCGCAAGACGCTTTGACGCCGCAGAGGAGAACGATGGCAAGTCTCGATAGGGACGTACCCAGGGTGCCGCGGCGTCGTAACGCGTCGGGCGAGTCGACGCGTGTGATGCTGATGGAGGTGGCCGAGCGGCTGTTTGCCACGCGTGGCATTG contains:
- a CDS encoding SDR family oxidoreductase, with the protein product MTVEKFNGASAIVSGGAGGLGEAAVRRLHAEGLGVVIADLAVDKGKALADELGSRASFVTTDVTSEDSIGEAIEQAHQLGQLRYAVVAHGGFGVAQRIVQRDNSPADFAAFAKTIDLYLNGTYNVARLVAASIAAAEPQADGERGALVLTASIAGYEGQIGQSAYAAAKAGVIGLTIAAARDLSSVGIRVNTIAPGTMKTPIMESVGEEAIAKFAANVPFPKRLGTPAEFADAAVFLLTNGYVNGEVMRLDGAQRFAPR